DNA sequence from the Pseudomonas tritici genome:
CTGGTGCATGAGCAGCCGGCCCAAGCCGCGCGGCCGTCGGTCAGCCGTCTGGGCCTGTCGCCGCAGCAATTGGGGCACATGGCCAATGACCTGCAGCACTATTTTGAGCGCAAGCAACCCTACCTGGACCCGGAGCTGGACCTGCAACGGGTTGCCAAGGAGTGTGGCTACAGCCGCAATCAGATTTCCTACCTGCTGAACCAAGTGCTGGGGCAGAGCTTCTACCGCTACGTCAACCAGGCCAGGCTCCAGCATTTGCTGGCCGCGCTGGATAAGGCCGTACCGCCGATCAAGGTCGACGACCTGGCATTTGCCGCCGGTTTCAACTCACTGTCGGCGTTCTACAGCGCGTTCCGCCAGCACACGGGCCAGTCGCCCAAAGCCTACGTCAAACAAATTTCCCTGCGTGCACGCGCGCAAGACAGCCCATAACAGCGCGCTCTAGGATCACCTATCGAAACGAGGTGGGGGAACCTGGCATGCCGGCATGGCGCACTATCAGCTTATGGATGGACCAGTTGGACGACCCGCTGCAAGCGCGGCCGGCGCTGGCGCATGACCTGGACGTCAACGTGGCCATTATCGGCGCCGGTTACACCGGGCTGTGGACCGCGTATTACCTGAAACGCCAGGCGCCCGAGCTGAACATCGCTATTATCGAGGCGCAAACCGCTGGGTTCGGCGCCTCCGGTCGCAATGGCGGTTGGCTGATGGGCAACCTGCTGGGTGAAGACCGTTTGTTGGCCGGCCTCGATCCCGGACAGCGCCGTGCCTCCTTTGACCTGTTACACGCCATCCCGGATGAAGTGGCCCAGGTGCTGGCGCGTGAAGGTATCGACTGTGACTACCGCAAGGGCGGCGCCCTGTACTGCGCTGCGCGTTACCCCGAGCAGCAAGGCAGCCTGCGCCGCTACCTGGACAAACTTCACGCCCAGGGTCTGACCGAAGCCGACTACCGCTGGCTCAGCCCGCAACAACTGGCCGAGCAGATCCGCATCGCCAAGCCCTATGGCGGTATCTATGCACCTCACGTCGCGACCATCAACCCCGCGAAGCTGGTGCGCGGCCTGGCGCGGGTGGTTGAAAGCATGGGCGTGACGATCTACGAAAACAGCCCGGTCACTCACTGGCAGTCCGGCGGCCTGCGCACCGCCAAGGCGGCTGTTCGGGCGGCCTGGGTGGTGCCAGCGGTAGAAGGTTATGCCACGACCTTGCCGCCACTGGGCCGTTACCAATTGCCGGTGCAAAGCCTGATCGTCGCCACTGAACCGTTGCCGGCCAGTACCTGGGACGAAATCGGCCTGCGCCATGGCCAAGCCTTTGGCGAAAGCAGCCGCCAAGTCACCTACGGACAGCGCACGGCGGATAACCGCTTGGTGTTCGGCGCGCGGGGCGGTTATCAATTCGCCGGCAAACTGCGGCATGACTTTGATTTGACCGACAGCGAAGTGGAGCTGCGTCGCTATCTGTTCGGTGAGCTTTTCCCACAGCTCAAGAACGTAAGGATTACCCATTCCTGGGGCGGCAACCTGGGTATGTCGCGCAACTTCCGTCCGCACATGCTCTGTGACCCCAAGACCGGCATCGCGCTGTCTGGCGGTTATGGCGGGGAGGGCGTCGGCGCTACCAATCTGGGTGGCCGCACGTTGGCCGACCTGATCCTGGGCCGGGACACTCCGTTAGTCCACCAACCCTGGGTGATCCGCGAACGCGGCCTGGATGCGCTCAAGCCCTGGGAGCCCGAGCCCTGCCGCTGGTTGGGTTATAACGCGATCATTCGCAGTTTCGTCCATGAAGACCAGGTGCTGGCCAACCCCAATACCGCCCCTTGGCGCCGCAAGCTGGCCACCGGCGTGGCCGGGTTCATGGAAGGTTTCATGCACTAAGTCGTTTCACTCACACGGGAAAACCCATGAGCATCACTCAATTCAAAGACACGCTGAACGCCCACTTGCCGGACTCGTCACCGGTGGCCGTGCCCTTGGGCGAGCCCATCGCCGTGGCCTCGACCCTGAGCGTTGAGCGCAGCGATGGCGTCGAAACCGGCATCTGGGAATGCACCCCAGGCGTGTGGCGTCGACAGATCAAATCCCAGGAGTTTTGCCACTTCATCCAGGGCCGCTGCACCTTCACCCCTGATAACGGTGAAATCGTCCACATACAAGCTGGTGATGCACTGATGTTGCCGGCCAACAGCACGGGCATCTGGGATATCCAGGAAACCGTGCGCAAGACCTATGTATTGATCCTGTAACGCTTTGATCCTTGATCGCCTGCCATAACAACAGCCCTAAAACCGCCAGGAAATCGAACCATGAAAGCCATTGCCCTGTTGCCCTTGATGTTGGTGGCCTCTATCAGCCAGGCCGCCGAGACGGTGAAAATCTACAACTGGTCGGACTACATCGCGCCGGACACCACCAAGAACTTCCAGAAAGAAACTGGCATCGGTTTCACTTACGACGTGTACGACAGCAACGAAACCCTCGACGGCAAGTTGATGACCGG
Encoded proteins:
- a CDS encoding cupin domain-containing protein, with translation MSITQFKDTLNAHLPDSSPVAVPLGEPIAVASTLSVERSDGVETGIWECTPGVWRRQIKSQEFCHFIQGRCTFTPDNGEIVHIQAGDALMLPANSTGIWDIQETVRKTYVLIL
- a CDS encoding NAD(P)/FAD-dependent oxidoreductase, which gives rise to MPAWRTISLWMDQLDDPLQARPALAHDLDVNVAIIGAGYTGLWTAYYLKRQAPELNIAIIEAQTAGFGASGRNGGWLMGNLLGEDRLLAGLDPGQRRASFDLLHAIPDEVAQVLAREGIDCDYRKGGALYCAARYPEQQGSLRRYLDKLHAQGLTEADYRWLSPQQLAEQIRIAKPYGGIYAPHVATINPAKLVRGLARVVESMGVTIYENSPVTHWQSGGLRTAKAAVRAAWVVPAVEGYATTLPPLGRYQLPVQSLIVATEPLPASTWDEIGLRHGQAFGESSRQVTYGQRTADNRLVFGARGGYQFAGKLRHDFDLTDSEVELRRYLFGELFPQLKNVRITHSWGGNLGMSRNFRPHMLCDPKTGIALSGGYGGEGVGATNLGGRTLADLILGRDTPLVHQPWVIRERGLDALKPWEPEPCRWLGYNAIIRSFVHEDQVLANPNTAPWRRKLATGVAGFMEGFMH
- a CDS encoding helix-turn-helix transcriptional regulator, which produces MPDIAADDDTQQSQVTRELVTRHHLCWRHRDLEGVMSYYHPDIQYHDFFQNRVVGFAELREYLQASMPREADEAIEHTDRIRAEGDTAFIQYRITLRGGQGLVSFRTSEAITVRDGLIWRVNEYASLVHEQPAQAARPSVSRLGLSPQQLGHMANDLQHYFERKQPYLDPELDLQRVAKECGYSRNQISYLLNQVLGQSFYRYVNQARLQHLLAALDKAVPPIKVDDLAFAAGFNSLSAFYSAFRQHTGQSPKAYVKQISLRARAQDSP